The following are from one region of the Coffea eugenioides isolate CCC68of chromosome 2, Ceug_1.0, whole genome shotgun sequence genome:
- the LOC113760741 gene encoding clathrin heavy chain 1: MAAANAPITMKESLTLTSIGINPQFITFTNVTMESDKYICIRETSPQNSVVIIDMNMPMQPLRRPITADSALMNPNTRILALKAQLPGTTQDHLQIFNIEAKAKMKSYQMPEQVVFWKWITPKMLGLVTQTSVYHWSIDGDTEPIKMFDRTANLSNNQIINYKCDPSEKWLVLIGIAPGSPERPQLVKGSMQLYSVDQQRSQALEAHAASFASFRVPGNDKDSILISFATKTSNAGQISSKLHVIELGAQPGKPSFTKKQADLFFPPDFADDFPVAMQISHKYSLIYVITKLGLLFVYDLETATAVYRNRISPDPIFLTSEATSVGGFYAINRRGQVLLATVNEATIVPFVSGQLNNLELAVNLAKRGNLPGAENLVVQRFQELFAQTKYKEAAELAAESPRGILRTPDTVAKFQSVPVQAGQTPPLLQYFGTLLTRGKLNAFESLELSRLVVNQNKKNLLENWLAEDKLECSEELGDLVKTVDNDLALKIYIKARATPKVVAAFAERREFDKILIYSKQVGYTPDYLFLLQTILRSDPQGAVNFALMMSQMEGGCPVDYNTITDLFLQRNMIREATAFLLDVLKPNLPEHAYLQTKVLEINLVTFPNVADAILANGMFSHYDRPRIAQLCEKAGLYIRALQHYTELPDIKRVIVNTHAIEPQGLVEFFGTLSREWALECMKDLLLVNLRGNLQIIVQVAKEYCEQLGVEPCIKIFEQFKSYEGLYFFLGSYLSSSEDPDIHFKYIEAAAKTGQIKEVERVTRESNFYDPEKTKNFLMEAKLPDARPLINVCDRFGFVPDLTHYLYTNNMLRYIEGYVQKVNPGNAPLVVGQLLDDECPEDFIKGLILSVRSLLPVEPLVDECEKRNRLRLLTQFLEHLVSEGSQDVHVHNALGKIIIDSNNNPEHFLTTNPYYDSRVVGKYCEKRDPTLAVVAYRRGQCDDELINVTNKNSLFKLQARYVVERMDGDLWEKVLNPENEYRRQLIDQVVSTALPESKSPEQVSAAVKAFMTADLPHELIELLEKIVLQNSAFSGNFNLQNLLILTAIKADPSRVMDYINRLDNFDGPAVGEVAVEGQLYEEAFAIFKKFNLNVQAVNVLLDNIRDINRAVEFAFRVEEDTVWSQVAKAQLREGLVSDAIESFIRADDATQFLEVIQAAEDADVYHDLVKYLLMVRQKAKEPKVDSELIYAYAKIDRLGDIEEFILMPNVANLPNVGDRLYDEALYEAAKIIFAFISNWAKLASTLVKLKQFQGAVDAARKANSSKTWKEVCFACVDAEEFRLAQICGLNIIVQVDDLEEVSEYYQNRGCFNELISLMESGLGLERAHMGIFTELGVLYARYRYEKLMEHIKLFSTRLNIPKLIRACDEQQHWKELTYLYFQYDEFDNAATTVMNHSPDAWDHMQFKDIVVKVANVELYYKAVHFYLQEHPDLINDLLNVLALRVDHTRVVDIMRKAGHLRLVKPYMVAVQSNNVSAVNEALNEIYVEEEDYDRLRESIDLHDNFDQIGLAQKIEKHELLEMRRVAAYIYKKAGRWKQSIALSKKDNLYKDAMETASQSGDRELAEELLVYFIEQGKKECFASCLFVCYDLIRADVALELAWMNNMIDFAFPYLLQFIREYTGKVDELVKDRIEAMNEARAKENEEKDVIKQQNMYAQLLPLALPAPPMPGMGGAGMGGGFSAPPPPMSGMGMPPMPPFGMPPMGSY, encoded by the exons CTCAACTTCCTGGAACTACTCAAGATCATTTGCAAATATTTAACATCGAGGCAAAAGCAAAAATGAAATCATATCAGATGCCTGAGCAG GTTGTATTTTGGAAGTGGATTACCCCAAAGATGTTGGGCTTGGTCACACAAACATCAGTATATCATTGGTCTATTGATG GTGACACTGAACCTATAAAGATGTTTGATAGAACGGCTAATTTATCCAACAATCAGATAATCAATTATAAATGTGATCCTTCTGAAAAGTGGCTGGTTTTGATTGGAATTGCACCTGGATCTCCTGAG AGGCCTCAGCTGGTAAAAGGAAGTATGCAACTCTATTCTGTGGATCAGCAGCGGAGCCAAGCACTTGAAGCTCATGCTGCATCATTTGCCTCTTTCAGG GTACCAGGAAATGATAAGGATTCCATTCTTATCTCTTTTGCAACAAAAACCTCCAATGCTGGACAGATTTCCTCGAAATTGCATGTTATAGAGCTTGGAGCACAGCCAG GGAAGCCATCTTTTACAAAGAAACAAGCAGATCTTTTCTTCCCTCCAGATTTTGCTGATGACTTTCCAGTAGCTATGCAG ATTTCCCACAAATATAGTTTGATATATGTGATCACAAAGCTTGGACTTCTCTTTGTATACGATCTGGAAACAGCTACTGCAGTTTACAGAAATAGAATCAGTCCAGATCCTATATTTTTGACGTCTGAAGCGACATCTGTGGGGGGTTTTTATGCCATCAATAGACGAGGCCAAGTGTTGCTTGCCACTGTGAATGAGGCAACAATTGTACCTTTTGTTAGTGGCCAA TTAAATAATCTAGAGCTTGCTGTGAATCTTGCCAAAAGAGGGAATCTTCCTGGTGCAGAGAATTTG GTTGTCCAGCGTTTCCAGGAGTTGTTTGCTCAGACAAAGTACAAGGAGGCTGCTGAGCTTGCTGCTGAATCTCCACGAGGCATCCTTCGTACTCCTGACACtgttgcaaaatttcag AGTGTTCCCGTCCAAGCTGGACAAACACCACCCTTGCTGCAGTACTTTGGGACACTTTTAACCAGAGGAAAACTGAACGCATTTGAGTCATTGGAGCTGTCCCGTCTTGTTGTCAACCAGAACAAGAAGAATCTTTTGGAGAACTGGTTGGCTGAGGATAAGCTTGAATGCAGTGAGGAGCTGGGTGACCTTGTGAAG actgttgataatgatcttgcacttaaaatatatataaaagcAAGGGCAACTCCAAAAGTTGTTGCAGCTTTTGCTGAACGGAGGGAGTTTGACAAAATATTGATTTACTCCAAGCAG GTTGGCTATACACCCGATTATCTTTTCCTTCTGCAAACAATTCTTCGTTCAGATCCCCAG GGAGCTGTTAATTTTGCCCTCATGATGTCCCAAATGGAGGGAGGTTGTCCTGTTGACTACAATACTATAACAGATCTCTTTCTTCAG AGAAACATGATTCGTGAGGCAACAGCTTTTCTGTTGGATGTTCTGAAGCCCAATTTGCCCGAACATGCTTATCTTCAAACTAAG GTCCTGGAAATCAATCTTGTCACTTTTCCTAATGTGGCTGATGCAATTTTAGCAAATGGTATGTTTAGCCATTATGACCGTCCTCGCATTGCTCAGCTCTGTGAAAAAGCTGGCCTTTATATTCGAGCTCTTCAG CACTACACTGAATTGCCAGATATAAAGCGTGTTATTGTGAACACTCATGCAATTGAGCCGCAG GGTCTCGTAGAATTCTTTGGGACTCTTTCTCGAGAATGGGCTTTGGAGTGCATGAAGGACCTTCTTTTAGTGAATTTGAGGGGCAACCTTCAGATTATTGTTCAG GTTGCCAAAGAATATTGTGAGCAATTGGGTGTTGAACCTTGTATAAAAATTTTTGAGCAATTCAAATCGTATGAAGGATTGTACTTCTTCTTGGGGTCTTATCTGAGCTCAAG TGAGGACCCTGACATCCATTTTAAGTATATTGAAGCAGCTGCAAAGACAGGGCAGATCAAGGAGGTTGAGCGTGTTACAAGGGAATCAAATTTCTATGACCCAGAGAAGACTAAAAATTTCTTGATGGAAGCCAAGCTTCCGGATGCTAGACCCCTAATAAATGTGTGCGATCGATTTGGTTTTGTTCCAGATCTTACACACTACCTGTATACAAACAACATGCTCCGGTATATTGAAGGATATGTGCAGAAG GTCAATCCTGGAAATGCTCCACTAGTTGTGGGGCAGCTGCTAGACGATGAATGTCCCGAAGATTTTATTAAAGGCTTGATTCTCTCTGTCCGTTCGCTTCTTCCTGTTGAGCCTCTCGTGGACGAGTGTGAGAAAAG GAACCGGCTTCGGTTACTTACCCAATTTTTGGAGCATCTTGTGAGCGAAGGAAGCCAGGATGTGCATGTGCACAATGCACTTGGAAAGATCATTATAGACAGTAATAATAACCCTGAGCACTTTCTCACTACCAACCCATATTATGATTCACGTGTTGTGGGCAAATACTGTGAGAAGCGTGATCCTACCCTTGCTGTTGTTGCCTATCGGAGAGGGCAGTGTGATGATGAACTCATCAATGTAACAAATAAGAACTCCCTGTTTAAGTTGCAGGCCAG GTATGTAGTTGAAAGGATGGACGGTGATCTGTGGGAGAAGGTCCTGAACCCTGAAAATGAATATAGGAGGCAACTCATTGACCAAGTTGTATCTACTGCTTTGCCTGAAAGCAAGAGCCCTGAACAAGTTTCTGCTGCTGTCAAAGCATTCATGACAGCAGATCTTCCACATGAACTTATTGAGCTTCTTGAAAAGATTGTGCTTCAAAACTCTGCGTTTAGTGGAAACTTCAATCTGCAAAACCTACTCATTTTGACAGCCATCAAAGCTGATCCTTCTAGAGTTATGGACTACATTAACAGGCTTGACAACTTTGATGGACCTGCAGTGGGGGAAGTGGCTGTGGAGGGCCAACTATATGAAGAGGCTTTTGCGATTTTCAAGAAGTTCAATTTGAATGTGCAAGCTGTCAATGTGTTATTGGATAATATCCGAGACATTAACCGTGCCGTAGAGTTTGCATTCCGTGTTGAAGAAGATACCGTTTGGAGCCAGGTTGCTAAAGCCCAGCTCAGGGAGGGATTAGTTAGTGATGCAATTGAGTCCTTCATCCGTGCAGATGATGCTACACAATTCTTGGAGGTGATACAAGCTGCTGAAGATGCCGATGTCTACCATGACTTGGTGAAGTATCTTCTGATGGTTAGGCAGAAAGCAAAGGAGCCCAAGGTGGACAGTGAGCTCATTTATGCATATGCCAAAATTGATAGATTGGGTGATATTGAGGAATTTATTCTCATGCCAAATGTTGCTAATCTTCCCAATGTGGGTGATCGCTTGTATGATGAGGCCTTATATGAGGCTGCAAAGATCATATTTGCTTTCATTTCTAACTGGGCCAAGTTGGCAAGTACACTTGTGAAGTTGAAGCAATTTCAAGGTGCTGTTGATGCGGCGAGGAAGGCCAATAGCTCAAAGACATGGAAAGAAGTTTGCTTTGCTTGTGTTGATGCTGAGGAGTTCCGTTTGGCTCAGATTTGTGGGCTTAATATTATTGTACAG gtgGATGACCTTGAAGAAGTCAGCGAGTATTACCAAAACAGAGGATGCTTCAACGAGTTAATCTCTCTTATGGAAAGCGGTTTGGGATTGGAGCGTGCGCATATGGGCATATTTACAGAACTTGGAGTCCTTTATGCAAGATACCGCTATGAGAAGCTCATGGAGCATATCAAGTTATTTTCTACCCGTCTTAACATTCCCAAGCTTATCCGAGCTTGTGATGAGCAGCAACACTGGAAAGAGCTTACCTATTTGTATTTTCAATATGATGAATTTGATAATGCTGCCACTACTGTCATGAACCATTCGCCAGATGCTTGGGATCATATGCAGTTCAAAGACATTGTAGTAAAAGTTGCAAACGTTGAGCTATACTACAAAGCAGTGCATTTCTACTTGCAGGAGCATCCTGATCTCATAAATGATCTTCTGAATGTCCTTGCACTTCGTGTTGACCATACAAGAGTGGTGGATATAATGAGAAAG GCTGGCCATTTACGACTGGTGAAGCCATACATGGTTGCAGTTCAGAGCAACAATGTTTCTGCTGTTAATGAGGCACTCAATGAGATCTATGTTGAGGAGGAAGACTATGACAGATTACGTGAATCAATTGATTTACATGATAATTTTGATCAGATTGGCCTTGCACAGAAG ATTGAGAAACACGAGTTGCTTGAGATGAGACGTGTTGCTGCTTATATCTATAAGAAGGCCGGTAGATGGAAGCAATCAATTGCACTGTCAAAGAAAGACAACCTGTACAAAGATGCAATGGAGACGGCTTCTCAGTCTGGAGATCGTGAACTTGCCGAGGAGCTGCTCGTTTACTTTATTGAACAG GGAAAGAAGGAATGCTTCGCATCATGCCTCTTTGTTTGTTATGATTTGATTCGTGCGGATGTTGCTCTTGAGCTTGCTTGGATGAACAATATGATCGACTTTGCTTTCCCGTATCTCTTGCAG TTTATCCGTGAGTACACTGGCAAAGTTGATGAATTAGTCAAGGACAGAATTGAAGCTATGAATGAAGCAAGGGCAAAAGAGAATGAAGAGAAGGACGTTATTAAGCAGCAG AATATGTATGCTCAGTTGCTGCCACTTGCTTTGCCTGCACCACCAATGCCGGGTATGGGAGGGGCAGGTATGGGAGGAGGTTTTTCAGCCCCTCCACCACCAATGAGTGGAATGGGTATGCCGCCAATGCCACCTTTTGGAATGCCTCCCATGGGCTCTTATTGA